A genome region from Labilibaculum antarcticum includes the following:
- a CDS encoding outer membrane beta-barrel protein — MIKHILILLLTLSYLTLTAQEFKGQLIDNDGASKKVYLLDPYKKSNYESILFYRYGQPTKLYASDYRRAVFSDDLIYTSIKVEESNEKVWAQLHFESELIKLYLRYNNYYLETNNQVMDISKSQNLESLQLPDQLKKRWGQALKESKSLPFKKVKTILKEYHKQEKIKYRSYFNKRQSSMKIEVEVGIGLNVSKANINKSNTEQFRVNIISPRLFANCRIYLPRVMENSFAGIGISILKYSMEEDIHKRFANSDNYYESEMKFLQVAIPLSFNMKIASLNNFDIYAKAGAKIYFNIGDNGTLNTEYKIENIVRPEQQELQLAKKDGLAPIAGFLIDKKFGKQQFSLSLQYEHYMESGASSTEIPEVVLNNSAITIGLAMKF; from the coding sequence ATGATTAAACACATCCTAATCCTTCTTCTAACTCTTTCCTATCTTACATTAACAGCCCAAGAATTCAAGGGTCAATTAATTGATAATGATGGTGCCAGCAAAAAAGTATATCTTCTCGACCCATACAAAAAAAGCAATTACGAGTCCATTTTATTTTATCGTTATGGCCAGCCCACCAAGCTATACGCCTCTGATTATAGACGAGCAGTATTCTCGGATGACCTTATTTATACTTCAATAAAAGTTGAAGAATCAAATGAAAAAGTTTGGGCCCAACTGCATTTTGAAAGTGAATTAATAAAACTGTATTTGAGATATAATAATTACTATCTAGAGACTAACAATCAGGTAATGGATATTAGTAAATCTCAAAATTTAGAATCTCTCCAACTTCCCGATCAGCTTAAAAAACGATGGGGACAAGCTCTAAAAGAGTCAAAATCACTTCCATTTAAAAAAGTCAAAACGATATTAAAAGAATACCACAAGCAGGAAAAGATTAAGTACAGGAGTTATTTCAACAAACGTCAATCAAGTATGAAAATTGAAGTTGAAGTTGGAATTGGCCTGAATGTCTCTAAAGCAAATATTAACAAATCAAACACTGAACAATTTAGAGTGAATATTATTTCACCACGTTTATTTGCAAACTGTCGGATTTATTTACCACGAGTTATGGAAAACTCATTTGCTGGCATTGGCATTAGTATACTAAAATACAGTATGGAAGAAGACATTCATAAACGTTTTGCCAATAGTGATAATTATTATGAATCAGAGATGAAATTCCTTCAAGTGGCTATTCCATTATCTTTTAACATGAAAATTGCATCGTTAAACAACTTCGACATATATGCTAAAGCTGGTGCTAAAATATATTTCAATATTGGTGATAACGGAACTCTAAATACAGAATACAAAATAGAGAATATTGTTCGGCCAGAACAACAAGAACTGCAGCTTGCAAAAAAAGATGGTTTAGCACCTATTGCCGGTTTTCTAATTGATAAGAAATTTGGCAAACAACAATTCAGTCTTTCTCTTCAATACGAACACTATATGGAAAGTGGAGCCAGCTCAACTGAAATACCTGAGGTTGTGTTAAACAATTCTGCAATTACTATTGGTTTAGCTATGAAATTTTAA
- a CDS encoding acylphosphatase, producing MDGKSVSIQVSGKVQNVGYRYQAKEAADRFGVRGFVRNQPDGTVYVEAVGTNLAVELFCEWCRKGPDRVKVKDIYICNLPDQDFVGFVIK from the coding sequence ATGGACGGAAAATCGGTAAGTATACAAGTGTCGGGTAAGGTACAGAATGTAGGATATCGGTATCAAGCTAAAGAAGCAGCAGATCGTTTTGGTGTAAGAGGTTTTGTGAGGAATCAGCCGGATGGTACAGTTTATGTCGAAGCGGTTGGAACAAATTTAGCGGTTGAATTGTTTTGTGAGTGGTGCAGAAAAGGCCCGGATAGGGTTAAAGTGAAGGATATTTATATTTGTAATTTACCCGATCAGGATTTTGTTGGTTTTGTAATAAAATAA
- a CDS encoding radical SAM protein, protein MINYHEPLFRPPSEAHSLIIQATLGCAWNKCAFCEMYSSKKFQARKEEDIFADIESMSPYSNQYRKVFLADGNAMVLSFDKLSRILDQLNATFPRLTRVSAYAISKDIEAKTDTELRTLAEKGLKLLYVGIESGDDELLKAIDKGENFESTSHALQRARKAGIKLSVMILNGLGGKNFSQQHAINSAKIVNKIQPEFLSTLVLSYPYGEDHFIKKFNGEFIPLNTIELIAEMKVFIENLELTQSIFRSDHASNYLILRGNFPRDKQEMLNRINSVLDDPENAQLRLEWMRGL, encoded by the coding sequence ATGATCAATTATCACGAACCATTATTTCGCCCCCCTAGCGAGGCTCATTCCTTAATTATTCAGGCAACATTAGGCTGTGCATGGAACAAGTGTGCTTTTTGTGAAATGTATAGCAGCAAAAAATTCCAAGCTCGTAAAGAGGAAGATATTTTTGCTGATATCGAGAGTATGTCTCCCTATTCAAATCAGTATCGCAAGGTATTTTTGGCAGATGGAAACGCCATGGTACTTTCTTTCGATAAGCTTTCACGGATATTGGATCAACTAAATGCAACTTTTCCACGACTAACTCGAGTTTCGGCCTACGCAATATCTAAAGACATTGAAGCCAAAACTGATACGGAACTACGGACTTTGGCTGAAAAAGGCCTGAAACTACTCTATGTAGGCATAGAATCGGGAGATGATGAGCTTTTAAAGGCGATTGACAAAGGAGAAAATTTTGAAAGCACAAGCCACGCCTTGCAACGTGCCCGAAAAGCAGGCATTAAACTTTCGGTGATGATACTAAATGGCCTGGGTGGCAAAAACTTCTCCCAACAACACGCCATTAACTCAGCCAAAATAGTCAACAAAATACAACCCGAATTTCTTTCAACGCTTGTTCTTAGCTATCCTTATGGTGAAGATCATTTTATTAAAAAATTCAATGGCGAGTTTATTCCTCTCAATACAATAGAATTAATCGCCGAAATGAAAGTCTTTATCGAGAACCTGGAATTGACTCAGTCTATTTTCAGAAGCGACCATGCTTCCAATTACTTAATTTTACGAGGTAACTTTCCTCGAGACAAGCAAGAAATGCTGAATCGCATTAATAGTGTTTTGGATGATCCGGAAAACGCACAGCTAAGACTTGAGTGGATGAGGGGATTGTAG
- a CDS encoding glycosyltransferase family 117 protein, with amino-acid sequence MKSNYNVVNNVLGWVAFAIAALTYLFTMEPTASLWDCGEFITTAYGLEVGHPPGAPLFMIIARFFSLFAPSPAQVALMVNAMSALASAFTIMFLFWTITHLAKKLVAVKGEISKGNLIAVMGAGMVGALAYTFSDTFWFSAVEGEVYALSSLFTAVVFWAILKWENVANEKYANRWIILIAYLMGLSIGVHLLNLLAIPAIIFVYYFKKYKPTRNGIIAAFSLSVLILGVIMYGVIPGVISIASWFELLFVNEFGLPYNTGVMFYAAALIALVVWLINFSIKRGMVVLNTIVTAFVVIMIGYSSFSMIVIRSSANPPMDENNPDNVFALLSYLNREQYGDRPLVYGEYYNAPAVDLVETKPVYIQKKDKNNKDRYVVASHKQQYKFDSRFNTIFPRMYSSRANHVHEYEYWGDVKKNNPIQVGDGETVYKPSFGSNIKFFLSYQVNHMYWRYFMWNFVGRQNDIQGHGDILHGNWISGIPFIDEMKVGNQDKLYPEMANKKSRNTYFFLPFLLGLIGLLYHYKSSKEGKQDFFVVLLLFIFTGLAIVVYLNQAPYQPRERDYAYAGSFYAFAIWIGFGVMGLYQWLSKKGPSVLTAGAVTAVCLVAVPGLLAQQNSDDHDRSGRYATLAYATNYLNSCDPDAILFTYGDNDTFPLWYAQEVEGIRRDIRIVNLSLLAGDWYINQMRTKAYDSDLIPMSLTADKVEPGIRDQVPIVERLKGQELLSEMIKFVGSDNDATMVETQSGKKLNYFPGRDVYVPVDSLKVLANGTVQPEDADLIVDKLEWKIKRSYLYKNDIMVYDIIANNNWDRPIYFSVGMGVDSFLGLEKYFQLEGAAYRLVPIETKPERNEYGHINTELLYDNYMNKFTFGGIKDPDVYVDQFHILTVNIMSFRSNYCRLASALNDQGKREKAIDILDRCMEELPTNKIPFDNTLIGFIQEYYRANATDKANALLSDMAQQSYDKMNYFLSLDAQRANAFKSEQEREVRVVQMLLGLADMGEQTKLREDLQLKFELLFTAASGE; translated from the coding sequence ATGAAATCTAATTACAATGTGGTTAACAATGTGTTAGGCTGGGTAGCCTTTGCCATTGCCGCACTTACCTACTTGTTTACCATGGAACCTACAGCCAGTTTGTGGGATTGTGGCGAATTTATTACTACAGCATACGGATTAGAGGTTGGACACCCTCCAGGAGCACCTTTATTCATGATTATAGCGCGTTTTTTCTCTCTTTTTGCCCCAAGTCCGGCTCAGGTGGCTTTGATGGTAAATGCAATGTCGGCATTAGCATCTGCTTTTACGATCATGTTTTTGTTTTGGACAATTACACATCTTGCCAAAAAATTGGTTGCTGTAAAGGGGGAAATCTCAAAAGGAAATTTAATCGCGGTAATGGGCGCCGGAATGGTAGGAGCACTTGCTTATACTTTCTCAGACACTTTTTGGTTTTCGGCTGTTGAAGGAGAGGTGTATGCTTTGTCATCCTTGTTTACAGCAGTTGTTTTTTGGGCAATTCTGAAATGGGAAAATGTGGCAAATGAAAAGTATGCAAATCGTTGGATCATTCTAATTGCTTACTTAATGGGACTGTCAATTGGTGTTCACTTGCTGAATCTTTTGGCTATTCCTGCTATAATATTTGTTTACTATTTTAAAAAATACAAGCCTACCCGCAACGGAATAATAGCAGCATTTTCACTTTCGGTTCTTATTTTGGGAGTGATTATGTATGGTGTCATTCCAGGAGTAATTTCCATCGCATCATGGTTCGAGTTGTTGTTCGTAAATGAATTTGGTTTGCCTTATAACACTGGCGTGATGTTTTATGCGGCAGCACTTATCGCACTTGTAGTTTGGTTGATTAATTTCTCCATTAAGCGCGGAATGGTTGTTTTAAATACGATAGTAACCGCCTTTGTGGTGATCATGATTGGTTATTCTTCTTTTTCCATGATTGTGATTCGTTCTTCGGCAAATCCACCTATGGATGAAAATAATCCGGATAACGTATTTGCTTTACTTTCCTATCTGAATCGAGAGCAATATGGTGATCGTCCTTTGGTATATGGTGAGTATTACAATGCTCCTGCAGTTGATCTGGTGGAAACCAAGCCCGTTTATATTCAGAAAAAGGATAAAAATAATAAGGACAGGTATGTTGTTGCTTCTCACAAACAGCAATATAAATTTGATTCAAGATTTAATACCATATTTCCTCGAATGTACAGTTCCCGAGCAAATCATGTTCATGAATACGAATACTGGGGAGATGTAAAAAAGAACAATCCAATTCAGGTTGGCGATGGTGAAACGGTTTATAAACCAAGTTTTGGGTCAAACATCAAGTTCTTCCTATCCTATCAGGTGAACCATATGTACTGGCGTTATTTTATGTGGAATTTTGTGGGTCGGCAGAATGATATTCAGGGACATGGAGATATTTTGCATGGAAACTGGATTTCGGGTATTCCTTTTATCGATGAAATGAAAGTTGGAAATCAGGACAAATTGTATCCTGAAATGGCAAATAAGAAATCAAGAAATACTTACTTCTTCTTGCCTTTCTTATTGGGTCTGATCGGCTTACTCTATCATTATAAATCGAGTAAGGAAGGGAAACAAGACTTCTTTGTGGTGTTATTGCTTTTTATTTTTACAGGATTGGCAATTGTTGTTTACTTAAACCAGGCACCTTATCAACCCCGCGAACGTGATTATGCGTATGCAGGTTCGTTCTATGCATTTGCAATTTGGATTGGATTTGGGGTAATGGGCTTGTATCAATGGCTCAGTAAAAAAGGACCATCTGTTCTTACCGCAGGAGCAGTAACTGCTGTCTGTTTAGTTGCCGTTCCAGGTTTATTGGCTCAGCAAAATTCCGATGATCACGATCGATCAGGTAGATATGCTACTTTGGCTTACGCGACAAATTATTTGAATTCGTGTGACCCCGATGCTATTTTGTTTACCTATGGCGATAACGATACCTTCCCGCTTTGGTATGCGCAGGAGGTAGAAGGAATCCGAAGAGATATAAGGATCGTTAACTTGAGTTTGTTGGCTGGCGATTGGTACATCAATCAGATGAGGACCAAGGCTTACGATTCCGATCTAATTCCGATGTCGCTTACCGCGGATAAGGTAGAGCCAGGTATTCGCGATCAGGTTCCTATTGTGGAACGATTAAAAGGGCAAGAGCTTTTGAGTGAGATGATAAAATTCGTGGGAAGTGATAATGATGCTACAATGGTAGAAACCCAATCGGGTAAAAAGCTGAATTATTTCCCTGGTAGAGATGTTTATGTTCCTGTTGATTCGCTTAAAGTGCTTGCCAATGGAACGGTTCAGCCCGAAGATGCTGATTTAATTGTTGACAAGTTAGAGTGGAAGATCAAGAGAAGTTACCTGTATAAAAATGACATCATGGTTTACGATATCATTGCAAATAACAATTGGGATCGTCCTATTTACTTCTCGGTTGGAATGGGTGTTGATAGTTTCCTTGGTTTGGAGAAATATTTCCAGTTGGAAGGAGCCGCTTATCGTTTGGTACCTATTGAAACGAAACCCGAGCGAAATGAATATGGTCATATAAACACAGAGTTACTGTATGATAACTACATGAATAAATTCACTTTCGGTGGAATAAAAGATCCTGATGTGTATGTCGATCAATTTCATATTTTGACGGTGAATATCATGTCGTTTAGATCAAATTACTGTCGTTTGGCCAGTGCTTTAAACGATCAAGGAAAAAGAGAAAAAGCCATTGATATTCTGGATAGATGCATGGAAGAACTGCCAACCAATAAAATACCATTCGATAATACACTAATCGGATTTATTCAGGAATATTACCGTGCAAATGCAACTGATAAAGCAAATGCCTTGTTGTCGGATATGGCACAGCAATCTTACGATAAAATGAATTACTTCTTAAGTTTGGATGCTCAACGTGCAAACGCATTTAAATCTGAGCAGGAACGTGAAGTACGAGTTGTACAGATGCTTTTGGGCTTAGCTGATATGGGTGAACAAACTAAGCTGAGGGAAGATTTGCAATTAAAATTTGAATTGCTTTTTACGGCTGCTTCTGGGGAGTAA